A window of Saccopteryx leptura isolate mSacLep1 chromosome 5, mSacLep1_pri_phased_curated, whole genome shotgun sequence contains these coding sequences:
- the EPC1 gene encoding enhancer of polycomb homolog 1 isoform X4 gives MSKLSFRARALDASKPLPVFRCEDLPDLHEYASINRAVPQMPTGMEKEEESEHHLQRAISAQQVYGEKRDNMVIPVPEAESNIAYYESIYPGEFKMPKQLIHIQPFSLDAEQPDYDLDSEDEVFVNKLKKKMDICPLQFEEMIDRLEKGSGQQPVSLQEAKLLLKEDDELIREVYEYWIKKRISCRGPSLIPSVKQEKRDGSSTNDPYVAFRRRTEKMQTRKNRKNDEASYEKMLKLRRDLSRAVTILEMIKRREKSKRELLHLTLEIMEKRYNLGDYSGEIMSEVMAQRQPVKPSYAIPIIPITNSSQFKHQEAVDVKEFKVNKQDKADLIRPKRKYEKKPKVLPSSAAAPPQQASTAALPVFNAKDLNQYDFPSSDEERLSQVLSGSSEAEEENDPDGLFAFRRKAGCQYYAPHHLDQTGNWPWTSPKDGGLGDVRYRYCLTTLTVPQRCIGFARRRVGRGGRVLLDRAHSDCDGAFHHLEWERLSSPQHPPVSPSANTSETHTSDRALSKDLSQILVNVKSCRWRHFRPRTPSLHDSDNDELSCRKLYQSITRTGTAQPGTQTCSTSTQSKSGGSAHFAFTAEQYQQHQQQLALMQKQQLAQIQQQQADSNSSTNTAQNLASNQQKSGFHLNLHHSHSIQGLERTLQGFVSKTLDSASAQFAASALVTSEQLMGFKMKDDVVLGIGVNGVLPGSGVYKGLHLSSTTPTAPVHTSPSAAGSTLSQPLVTQTTSSHSVLSHPVTAANSATTQVLIGNNIRLTVPSSVATVNSIAPINARHIPRTLSAVPTSALKLAAAANCQVSKVPSSSSVDSAPRENHEPEKPALNNIADNTVAMEVT, from the exons gAACACCATCTTCAGAGGGCCATTTCAGCACAGCAGGTGTATGGCGAGAAAAGGGATAACATGGTTATACCTGTCCCAGAGGCAGAGAGTAACATTGCTTATTATGAGTCTATCTATCCTGGGGAATTTAAGATGCCAAAGCAGCTCATTCACATACAGC CTTTTAGTTTGGATGCTGAACAGCCTGACTATGATTTGGATTCTGAAGATGAAGTGTTCGTgaataaactgaaaaagaaaatggacatcTGCCCATTGCAATTTGAGGAGATGATTGACCGTCTAGAAAAAGGCAGTGGTCAGCAG ccAGTAAGTCTGCAGGAAGCCAAATTATTGCTAAAAGAAGATGATGAATTAATTAGAGAAGTTTATGAATACTGGATTAAAAAGAGAATAAGCTGTCGAGGGCCATCGCTTATCCCATCAGTAAAACAGGAGAAGCGAGATGGCTCCAGCACAAATGATCCTTATGTGGCTTTTAGAAGACGCACTGAGAAAATGCAGACTCGGAAA AATCGGAAAAATGATGAAGCCTCTTACGAAAAAATGCTTAAGCTGCGTCGAGATCTAAGTCGGGCTGTTACTATTctagaaatgataaaaagaagagaaaagagtaaAAGGGAGCTATTGCACTTAACACTGGAAATTATGGAAAAGAG GTATAATTTGGGTGACTACAGTGGAGAGATTATGTCTGAGGTGATGGCCCAGCGGCAGCCGGTGAAACCCTCCTATGCCATCCCCATCATCCCTATCACCAATAGCAGTCAGTTTAAACATCAGGAAGCAGTGGATGTGAAGGAGTTCAAAGTTAATAAG CAAGATAAAGCCGACCTTATTCGACCTAAGCGTAAATATGAAAAGAAGCCCAAAGTCCTCCCGTCCTCCGCTGCTGCCCCTCCTCAGCAGGCCAGTACTGCTGCACTGCCAGTCTTCAACGCTAAAGACTTAAATCAGTATGATTTCCCCAGCTCGGACGAAGAGCGTCTCTCCCAG GTTTTGTCTGGTTCTTCGGAAGCTGAGGAAGAGAATGATCCTGACGGTCTCTTTGCTTTCCGTAGGAAAGCAGGCTGTCAGTACTATGCT cctcatCATTTAGACCAAACTGGCAACTGGCCTTGGACTAGTCCTAAAGACGGAGGATTAGGGGACGTGCGATACAGATACTGCTTGACCACCCTCACCGTGCCGCAGAGGTGTATTGGGTTTGCGCGAAGACGGGTTGGGCGCGGTGGAAG GGTCTTACTGGACAGAGCCCACTCGGACTGTGACGGTGCGTTTCACCATCTGGAATGGGAAAGGCTCTCCTCACCACAGCATCCTCCCGTCAGCCCATCTGCCAATACCTCAGAAACACATACCTCGGACAGAGCTCTCTCTAAAGACCTCAGTCAGATACTAGTCAATGTCAAATCATGTAGATGGCGGCATTTCAGGCCTCGGACACCATCCTTACATGACAGTGACAATGATGAACTCTCCTGTAGAAAATTGTATCAGAGTATAACTCGAACAGGAACAGCACAACCTGGGACCCAGACATGCAGTACCTCTACGCAGAGTAAAAGCGGCGGTTCAGCGCACTTCG CATTTACAGCCGAACAATACCAGCAACATCAACAGCAACTGGCACTCATGCAGAAACAGCAGCTTGCACAAATTCAGCAACAGCAAGCAGATAGTAATTCCTCCACCAACACTGCACAG AACCTTGCATCTAACCAGCAGAAAAGTGGCTTTCACCTGAATCTACATCATAGCCATTCTATACAGGGTTTAGAAAGAACATTACAG ggtTTTGTTTCCAAGACTTTGGATTCTGCTAGTGCTCAATTTGCTGCTTCTGCTTTGGTGACGTCAGAACAACTGATGGGATTCAAGATGAAGGATGATGTGGTGCTCGGGATTGGGGTGAATGGCGTCCTTCCAGGCTCAG gaGTTTATAAGGGCTTACACCTCAGCAGTACTACACCGACAGCACCGGTGCACACAAGTCCGTCGGCGGCAGGTTCAACTCTGTCACAGCCCTTAGTGACGCAGACTACAAGTTCCCACAGTGTACTGAGTCATCCAGTAACTGCTGCCAACTCTGCAACAACTCAGGTTCTGATTGGGAACAACATTCGATTAACTGTACCTTCATCAGTTGCCACTGTAAACTCTATTGCTCCCATAAATGCACGACACATACCTAGGACTTTAAGTGCTGTCCCAACGTCTGCCTTAAAGCTGGCTGCCGCAGCAAACTGTCAAGTTTCCAAGGTCCCATCTTCATCTTCTGTAGACTCAGCCCCAAG GGAAAATCATGAACCGGAAAAGCCAGCACTAAACAATATAGCAGACAACACAGTCGCAATGGAGGTGACGTAG
- the EPC1 gene encoding enhancer of polycomb homolog 1 isoform X1: MSKLSFRARALDASKPLPVFRCEDLPDLHEYASINRAVPQMPTGMEKEEESEHHLQRAISAQQVYGEKRDNMVIPVPEAESNIAYYESIYPGEFKMPKQLIHIQPFSLDAEQPDYDLDSEDEVFVNKLKKKMDICPLQFEEMIDRLEKGSGQQPVSLQEAKLLLKEDDELIREVYEYWIKKRISCRGPSLIPSVKQEKRDGSSTNDPYVAFRRRTEKMQTRKNRKNDEASYEKMLKLRRDLSRAVTILEMIKRREKSKRELLHLTLEIMEKRYNLGDYSGEIMSEVMAQRQPVKPSYAIPIIPITNSSQFKHQEAVDVKEFKVNKQDKADLIRPKRKYEKKPKVLPSSAAAPPQQASTAALPVFNAKDLNQYDFPSSDEERLSQVLSGSSEAEEENDPDGLFAFRRKAGCQYYAPHHLDQTGNWPWTSPKDGGLGDVRYRYCLTTLTVPQRCIGFARRRVGRGGRVLLDRAHSDCDGAFHHLEWERLSSPQHPPVSPSANTSETHTSDRALSKDLSQILVNVKSCRWRHFRPRTPSLHDSDNDELSCRKLYQSITRTGTAQPGTQTCSTSTQSKSGGSAHFAFTAEQYQQHQQQLALMQKQQLAQIQQQQADSNSSTNTAQGFVSKTLDSASAQFAASALVTSEQLMGFKMKDDVVLGIGVNGVLPGSGVYKGLHLSSTTPTAPVHTSPSAAGSTLSQPLVTQTTSSHSVLSHPVTAANSATTQVLIGNNIRLTVPSSVATVNSIAPINARHIPRTLSAVPTSALKLAAAANCQVSKVPSSSSVDSAPRENHEPEKPALNNIADNTVAMEVT; encoded by the exons gAACACCATCTTCAGAGGGCCATTTCAGCACAGCAGGTGTATGGCGAGAAAAGGGATAACATGGTTATACCTGTCCCAGAGGCAGAGAGTAACATTGCTTATTATGAGTCTATCTATCCTGGGGAATTTAAGATGCCAAAGCAGCTCATTCACATACAGC CTTTTAGTTTGGATGCTGAACAGCCTGACTATGATTTGGATTCTGAAGATGAAGTGTTCGTgaataaactgaaaaagaaaatggacatcTGCCCATTGCAATTTGAGGAGATGATTGACCGTCTAGAAAAAGGCAGTGGTCAGCAG ccAGTAAGTCTGCAGGAAGCCAAATTATTGCTAAAAGAAGATGATGAATTAATTAGAGAAGTTTATGAATACTGGATTAAAAAGAGAATAAGCTGTCGAGGGCCATCGCTTATCCCATCAGTAAAACAGGAGAAGCGAGATGGCTCCAGCACAAATGATCCTTATGTGGCTTTTAGAAGACGCACTGAGAAAATGCAGACTCGGAAA AATCGGAAAAATGATGAAGCCTCTTACGAAAAAATGCTTAAGCTGCGTCGAGATCTAAGTCGGGCTGTTACTATTctagaaatgataaaaagaagagaaaagagtaaAAGGGAGCTATTGCACTTAACACTGGAAATTATGGAAAAGAG GTATAATTTGGGTGACTACAGTGGAGAGATTATGTCTGAGGTGATGGCCCAGCGGCAGCCGGTGAAACCCTCCTATGCCATCCCCATCATCCCTATCACCAATAGCAGTCAGTTTAAACATCAGGAAGCAGTGGATGTGAAGGAGTTCAAAGTTAATAAG CAAGATAAAGCCGACCTTATTCGACCTAAGCGTAAATATGAAAAGAAGCCCAAAGTCCTCCCGTCCTCCGCTGCTGCCCCTCCTCAGCAGGCCAGTACTGCTGCACTGCCAGTCTTCAACGCTAAAGACTTAAATCAGTATGATTTCCCCAGCTCGGACGAAGAGCGTCTCTCCCAG GTTTTGTCTGGTTCTTCGGAAGCTGAGGAAGAGAATGATCCTGACGGTCTCTTTGCTTTCCGTAGGAAAGCAGGCTGTCAGTACTATGCT cctcatCATTTAGACCAAACTGGCAACTGGCCTTGGACTAGTCCTAAAGACGGAGGATTAGGGGACGTGCGATACAGATACTGCTTGACCACCCTCACCGTGCCGCAGAGGTGTATTGGGTTTGCGCGAAGACGGGTTGGGCGCGGTGGAAG GGTCTTACTGGACAGAGCCCACTCGGACTGTGACGGTGCGTTTCACCATCTGGAATGGGAAAGGCTCTCCTCACCACAGCATCCTCCCGTCAGCCCATCTGCCAATACCTCAGAAACACATACCTCGGACAGAGCTCTCTCTAAAGACCTCAGTCAGATACTAGTCAATGTCAAATCATGTAGATGGCGGCATTTCAGGCCTCGGACACCATCCTTACATGACAGTGACAATGATGAACTCTCCTGTAGAAAATTGTATCAGAGTATAACTCGAACAGGAACAGCACAACCTGGGACCCAGACATGCAGTACCTCTACGCAGAGTAAAAGCGGCGGTTCAGCGCACTTCG CATTTACAGCCGAACAATACCAGCAACATCAACAGCAACTGGCACTCATGCAGAAACAGCAGCTTGCACAAATTCAGCAACAGCAAGCAGATAGTAATTCCTCCACCAACACTGCACAG ggtTTTGTTTCCAAGACTTTGGATTCTGCTAGTGCTCAATTTGCTGCTTCTGCTTTGGTGACGTCAGAACAACTGATGGGATTCAAGATGAAGGATGATGTGGTGCTCGGGATTGGGGTGAATGGCGTCCTTCCAGGCTCAG gaGTTTATAAGGGCTTACACCTCAGCAGTACTACACCGACAGCACCGGTGCACACAAGTCCGTCGGCGGCAGGTTCAACTCTGTCACAGCCCTTAGTGACGCAGACTACAAGTTCCCACAGTGTACTGAGTCATCCAGTAACTGCTGCCAACTCTGCAACAACTCAGGTTCTGATTGGGAACAACATTCGATTAACTGTACCTTCATCAGTTGCCACTGTAAACTCTATTGCTCCCATAAATGCACGACACATACCTAGGACTTTAAGTGCTGTCCCAACGTCTGCCTTAAAGCTGGCTGCCGCAGCAAACTGTCAAGTTTCCAAGGTCCCATCTTCATCTTCTGTAGACTCAGCCCCAAG GGAAAATCATGAACCGGAAAAGCCAGCACTAAACAATATAGCAGACAACACAGTCGCAATGGAGGTGACGTAG
- the EPC1 gene encoding enhancer of polycomb homolog 1 isoform X2, with protein MIIQELASPLPTLREHHLQRAISAQQVYGEKRDNMVIPVPEAESNIAYYESIYPGEFKMPKQLIHIQPFSLDAEQPDYDLDSEDEVFVNKLKKKMDICPLQFEEMIDRLEKGSGQQPVSLQEAKLLLKEDDELIREVYEYWIKKRISCRGPSLIPSVKQEKRDGSSTNDPYVAFRRRTEKMQTRKNRKNDEASYEKMLKLRRDLSRAVTILEMIKRREKSKRELLHLTLEIMEKRYNLGDYSGEIMSEVMAQRQPVKPSYAIPIIPITNSSQFKHQEAVDVKEFKVNKQDKADLIRPKRKYEKKPKVLPSSAAAPPQQASTAALPVFNAKDLNQYDFPSSDEERLSQVLSGSSEAEEENDPDGLFAFRRKAGCQYYAPHHLDQTGNWPWTSPKDGGLGDVRYRYCLTTLTVPQRCIGFARRRVGRGGRVLLDRAHSDCDGAFHHLEWERLSSPQHPPVSPSANTSETHTSDRALSKDLSQILVNVKSCRWRHFRPRTPSLHDSDNDELSCRKLYQSITRTGTAQPGTQTCSTSTQSKSGGSAHFAFTAEQYQQHQQQLALMQKQQLAQIQQQQADSNSSTNTAQGFVSKTLDSASAQFAASALVTSEQLMGFKMKDDVVLGIGVNGVLPGSGVYKGLHLSSTTPTAPVHTSPSAAGSTLSQPLVTQTTSSHSVLSHPVTAANSATTQVLIGNNIRLTVPSSVATVNSIAPINARHIPRTLSAVPTSALKLAAAANCQVSKVPSSSSVDSAPRENHEPEKPALNNIADNTVAMEVT; from the exons gAACACCATCTTCAGAGGGCCATTTCAGCACAGCAGGTGTATGGCGAGAAAAGGGATAACATGGTTATACCTGTCCCAGAGGCAGAGAGTAACATTGCTTATTATGAGTCTATCTATCCTGGGGAATTTAAGATGCCAAAGCAGCTCATTCACATACAGC CTTTTAGTTTGGATGCTGAACAGCCTGACTATGATTTGGATTCTGAAGATGAAGTGTTCGTgaataaactgaaaaagaaaatggacatcTGCCCATTGCAATTTGAGGAGATGATTGACCGTCTAGAAAAAGGCAGTGGTCAGCAG ccAGTAAGTCTGCAGGAAGCCAAATTATTGCTAAAAGAAGATGATGAATTAATTAGAGAAGTTTATGAATACTGGATTAAAAAGAGAATAAGCTGTCGAGGGCCATCGCTTATCCCATCAGTAAAACAGGAGAAGCGAGATGGCTCCAGCACAAATGATCCTTATGTGGCTTTTAGAAGACGCACTGAGAAAATGCAGACTCGGAAA AATCGGAAAAATGATGAAGCCTCTTACGAAAAAATGCTTAAGCTGCGTCGAGATCTAAGTCGGGCTGTTACTATTctagaaatgataaaaagaagagaaaagagtaaAAGGGAGCTATTGCACTTAACACTGGAAATTATGGAAAAGAG GTATAATTTGGGTGACTACAGTGGAGAGATTATGTCTGAGGTGATGGCCCAGCGGCAGCCGGTGAAACCCTCCTATGCCATCCCCATCATCCCTATCACCAATAGCAGTCAGTTTAAACATCAGGAAGCAGTGGATGTGAAGGAGTTCAAAGTTAATAAG CAAGATAAAGCCGACCTTATTCGACCTAAGCGTAAATATGAAAAGAAGCCCAAAGTCCTCCCGTCCTCCGCTGCTGCCCCTCCTCAGCAGGCCAGTACTGCTGCACTGCCAGTCTTCAACGCTAAAGACTTAAATCAGTATGATTTCCCCAGCTCGGACGAAGAGCGTCTCTCCCAG GTTTTGTCTGGTTCTTCGGAAGCTGAGGAAGAGAATGATCCTGACGGTCTCTTTGCTTTCCGTAGGAAAGCAGGCTGTCAGTACTATGCT cctcatCATTTAGACCAAACTGGCAACTGGCCTTGGACTAGTCCTAAAGACGGAGGATTAGGGGACGTGCGATACAGATACTGCTTGACCACCCTCACCGTGCCGCAGAGGTGTATTGGGTTTGCGCGAAGACGGGTTGGGCGCGGTGGAAG GGTCTTACTGGACAGAGCCCACTCGGACTGTGACGGTGCGTTTCACCATCTGGAATGGGAAAGGCTCTCCTCACCACAGCATCCTCCCGTCAGCCCATCTGCCAATACCTCAGAAACACATACCTCGGACAGAGCTCTCTCTAAAGACCTCAGTCAGATACTAGTCAATGTCAAATCATGTAGATGGCGGCATTTCAGGCCTCGGACACCATCCTTACATGACAGTGACAATGATGAACTCTCCTGTAGAAAATTGTATCAGAGTATAACTCGAACAGGAACAGCACAACCTGGGACCCAGACATGCAGTACCTCTACGCAGAGTAAAAGCGGCGGTTCAGCGCACTTCG CATTTACAGCCGAACAATACCAGCAACATCAACAGCAACTGGCACTCATGCAGAAACAGCAGCTTGCACAAATTCAGCAACAGCAAGCAGATAGTAATTCCTCCACCAACACTGCACAG ggtTTTGTTTCCAAGACTTTGGATTCTGCTAGTGCTCAATTTGCTGCTTCTGCTTTGGTGACGTCAGAACAACTGATGGGATTCAAGATGAAGGATGATGTGGTGCTCGGGATTGGGGTGAATGGCGTCCTTCCAGGCTCAG gaGTTTATAAGGGCTTACACCTCAGCAGTACTACACCGACAGCACCGGTGCACACAAGTCCGTCGGCGGCAGGTTCAACTCTGTCACAGCCCTTAGTGACGCAGACTACAAGTTCCCACAGTGTACTGAGTCATCCAGTAACTGCTGCCAACTCTGCAACAACTCAGGTTCTGATTGGGAACAACATTCGATTAACTGTACCTTCATCAGTTGCCACTGTAAACTCTATTGCTCCCATAAATGCACGACACATACCTAGGACTTTAAGTGCTGTCCCAACGTCTGCCTTAAAGCTGGCTGCCGCAGCAAACTGTCAAGTTTCCAAGGTCCCATCTTCATCTTCTGTAGACTCAGCCCCAAG GGAAAATCATGAACCGGAAAAGCCAGCACTAAACAATATAGCAGACAACACAGTCGCAATGGAGGTGACGTAG
- the EPC1 gene encoding enhancer of polycomb homolog 1 isoform X3, giving the protein MEHHLQRAISAQQVYGEKRDNMVIPVPEAESNIAYYESIYPGEFKMPKQLIHIQPFSLDAEQPDYDLDSEDEVFVNKLKKKMDICPLQFEEMIDRLEKGSGQQPVSLQEAKLLLKEDDELIREVYEYWIKKRISCRGPSLIPSVKQEKRDGSSTNDPYVAFRRRTEKMQTRKNRKNDEASYEKMLKLRRDLSRAVTILEMIKRREKSKRELLHLTLEIMEKRYNLGDYSGEIMSEVMAQRQPVKPSYAIPIIPITNSSQFKHQEAVDVKEFKVNKQDKADLIRPKRKYEKKPKVLPSSAAAPPQQASTAALPVFNAKDLNQYDFPSSDEERLSQVLSGSSEAEEENDPDGLFAFRRKAGCQYYAPHHLDQTGNWPWTSPKDGGLGDVRYRYCLTTLTVPQRCIGFARRRVGRGGRVLLDRAHSDCDGAFHHLEWERLSSPQHPPVSPSANTSETHTSDRALSKDLSQILVNVKSCRWRHFRPRTPSLHDSDNDELSCRKLYQSITRTGTAQPGTQTCSTSTQSKSGGSAHFAFTAEQYQQHQQQLALMQKQQLAQIQQQQADSNSSTNTAQGFVSKTLDSASAQFAASALVTSEQLMGFKMKDDVVLGIGVNGVLPGSGVYKGLHLSSTTPTAPVHTSPSAAGSTLSQPLVTQTTSSHSVLSHPVTAANSATTQVLIGNNIRLTVPSSVATVNSIAPINARHIPRTLSAVPTSALKLAAAANCQVSKVPSSSSVDSAPRENHEPEKPALNNIADNTVAMEVT; this is encoded by the exons gAACACCATCTTCAGAGGGCCATTTCAGCACAGCAGGTGTATGGCGAGAAAAGGGATAACATGGTTATACCTGTCCCAGAGGCAGAGAGTAACATTGCTTATTATGAGTCTATCTATCCTGGGGAATTTAAGATGCCAAAGCAGCTCATTCACATACAGC CTTTTAGTTTGGATGCTGAACAGCCTGACTATGATTTGGATTCTGAAGATGAAGTGTTCGTgaataaactgaaaaagaaaatggacatcTGCCCATTGCAATTTGAGGAGATGATTGACCGTCTAGAAAAAGGCAGTGGTCAGCAG ccAGTAAGTCTGCAGGAAGCCAAATTATTGCTAAAAGAAGATGATGAATTAATTAGAGAAGTTTATGAATACTGGATTAAAAAGAGAATAAGCTGTCGAGGGCCATCGCTTATCCCATCAGTAAAACAGGAGAAGCGAGATGGCTCCAGCACAAATGATCCTTATGTGGCTTTTAGAAGACGCACTGAGAAAATGCAGACTCGGAAA AATCGGAAAAATGATGAAGCCTCTTACGAAAAAATGCTTAAGCTGCGTCGAGATCTAAGTCGGGCTGTTACTATTctagaaatgataaaaagaagagaaaagagtaaAAGGGAGCTATTGCACTTAACACTGGAAATTATGGAAAAGAG GTATAATTTGGGTGACTACAGTGGAGAGATTATGTCTGAGGTGATGGCCCAGCGGCAGCCGGTGAAACCCTCCTATGCCATCCCCATCATCCCTATCACCAATAGCAGTCAGTTTAAACATCAGGAAGCAGTGGATGTGAAGGAGTTCAAAGTTAATAAG CAAGATAAAGCCGACCTTATTCGACCTAAGCGTAAATATGAAAAGAAGCCCAAAGTCCTCCCGTCCTCCGCTGCTGCCCCTCCTCAGCAGGCCAGTACTGCTGCACTGCCAGTCTTCAACGCTAAAGACTTAAATCAGTATGATTTCCCCAGCTCGGACGAAGAGCGTCTCTCCCAG GTTTTGTCTGGTTCTTCGGAAGCTGAGGAAGAGAATGATCCTGACGGTCTCTTTGCTTTCCGTAGGAAAGCAGGCTGTCAGTACTATGCT cctcatCATTTAGACCAAACTGGCAACTGGCCTTGGACTAGTCCTAAAGACGGAGGATTAGGGGACGTGCGATACAGATACTGCTTGACCACCCTCACCGTGCCGCAGAGGTGTATTGGGTTTGCGCGAAGACGGGTTGGGCGCGGTGGAAG GGTCTTACTGGACAGAGCCCACTCGGACTGTGACGGTGCGTTTCACCATCTGGAATGGGAAAGGCTCTCCTCACCACAGCATCCTCCCGTCAGCCCATCTGCCAATACCTCAGAAACACATACCTCGGACAGAGCTCTCTCTAAAGACCTCAGTCAGATACTAGTCAATGTCAAATCATGTAGATGGCGGCATTTCAGGCCTCGGACACCATCCTTACATGACAGTGACAATGATGAACTCTCCTGTAGAAAATTGTATCAGAGTATAACTCGAACAGGAACAGCACAACCTGGGACCCAGACATGCAGTACCTCTACGCAGAGTAAAAGCGGCGGTTCAGCGCACTTCG CATTTACAGCCGAACAATACCAGCAACATCAACAGCAACTGGCACTCATGCAGAAACAGCAGCTTGCACAAATTCAGCAACAGCAAGCAGATAGTAATTCCTCCACCAACACTGCACAG ggtTTTGTTTCCAAGACTTTGGATTCTGCTAGTGCTCAATTTGCTGCTTCTGCTTTGGTGACGTCAGAACAACTGATGGGATTCAAGATGAAGGATGATGTGGTGCTCGGGATTGGGGTGAATGGCGTCCTTCCAGGCTCAG gaGTTTATAAGGGCTTACACCTCAGCAGTACTACACCGACAGCACCGGTGCACACAAGTCCGTCGGCGGCAGGTTCAACTCTGTCACAGCCCTTAGTGACGCAGACTACAAGTTCCCACAGTGTACTGAGTCATCCAGTAACTGCTGCCAACTCTGCAACAACTCAGGTTCTGATTGGGAACAACATTCGATTAACTGTACCTTCATCAGTTGCCACTGTAAACTCTATTGCTCCCATAAATGCACGACACATACCTAGGACTTTAAGTGCTGTCCCAACGTCTGCCTTAAAGCTGGCTGCCGCAGCAAACTGTCAAGTTTCCAAGGTCCCATCTTCATCTTCTGTAGACTCAGCCCCAAG GGAAAATCATGAACCGGAAAAGCCAGCACTAAACAATATAGCAGACAACACAGTCGCAATGGAGGTGACGTAG